A stretch of Henckelia pumila isolate YLH828 chromosome 4, ASM3356847v2, whole genome shotgun sequence DNA encodes these proteins:
- the LOC140862552 gene encoding uncharacterized mitochondrial protein AtMg00820-like — protein MQEELNHFTRNKVWNLVPQPNNQNIIGTRWVFRNKLDEHGTVIRKKARLVSQGFRQEEGIHFDESFAPVARLEAIRIFLAYAAYKNFKVYQMDVKSAFLNGLLQEEVYVEQPPGFVNPLTPNHVFKLDKELYGLK, from the coding sequence ATGCAGGAGGAACTAAATCACTTTACCAGAAACAAAGTTTGGAATCTAGTTCCTCAACCGAATAATCAGAATATCATAGGTACCAGATGGGTATTTCGCAATAAATTGGATGAGCATGGTACGGTGATAAGAAAAAAAGCTAGACTGGTTTCTCAAGGATTTAGACAAGAAGAAGGTATTCATTTCGATGAATCATTTGCTCCAGTAGCAAGACTTGAAGCCATCCGAATATTTCTAGCATACGCTGCCTACAAGAActtcaaagtttatcaaatggatgtgaaatcagcttttcttaatggattACTCCAGGAAGAAGTctatgttgaacaaccaccaggttttgtcaatccatTAACTCCTAATCATGTTTTTAAACTTGACAAAGAACTTTACGGTTTGAAATAG